The following are encoded in a window of uncultured Sphaerochaeta sp. genomic DNA:
- a CDS encoding pyridoxal-phosphate dependent enzyme, which yields MRFTYECCDCGAVYETDEVFYQCPTCAKENDGTSFPKGNVIVKLNKEDVQKLAKQDHVSMYDFFPYPVPDKDVYPVGGTPVAKPKRLATKYGLKNLVCKLDSALPSGSFKDRASQLIAAQALYHNQHKIALASTGNAGAAMSCAGAAYGLEIVLFVPATAPVNKLMQSVLYGATVVPVKGSYDDAFTLSIAYTDEFGGINRNTAYNPMTIEGKKSVSIELFEQLGRKVPDVVYVPVGDGCIFAGVYKGFYDLKEAGLIEKVPQLVCAQSKQSNAISTAWKSADFTNLPKATTRADSISVESPANGRMAVRYINESNGWATEVDDQAILDAQLELAKEAGIFVEPAAACAWAALRADSEMLREKFGEDVEVCCLLTGTGFKDMAVFEGKVSIPEAIENSKEAVRNRFK from the coding sequence ATGCGTTTTACCTATGAATGTTGTGACTGCGGTGCAGTCTATGAGACGGATGAGGTATTCTACCAATGCCCTACCTGTGCCAAAGAGAATGATGGCACCTCATTTCCCAAAGGAAATGTCATTGTAAAATTGAATAAGGAAGATGTACAGAAACTTGCAAAGCAGGACCATGTCTCTATGTATGACTTCTTCCCCTACCCGGTCCCTGACAAGGATGTCTATCCAGTTGGAGGAACCCCTGTAGCAAAACCAAAACGGCTTGCTACCAAGTACGGATTGAAGAATCTGGTCTGCAAGCTTGACAGTGCACTGCCTTCAGGATCCTTCAAGGATCGTGCGAGTCAGCTGATCGCTGCCCAGGCGCTGTACCATAACCAGCATAAGATTGCCTTGGCGTCCACGGGAAATGCGGGAGCTGCGATGAGTTGTGCTGGGGCTGCTTACGGCCTTGAGATTGTGCTCTTTGTACCAGCAACTGCTCCGGTCAACAAGTTAATGCAGAGTGTGTTGTACGGGGCTACTGTTGTTCCGGTAAAGGGCAGTTATGATGATGCTTTTACACTTTCTATCGCTTATACCGATGAGTTCGGAGGGATCAACAGGAATACTGCTTACAACCCAATGACCATCGAAGGAAAGAAGAGTGTTTCCATCGAGCTGTTTGAACAGCTGGGACGCAAGGTGCCTGACGTGGTATATGTACCTGTTGGTGATGGTTGTATTTTCGCAGGTGTTTACAAGGGCTTCTATGACCTGAAGGAAGCCGGTTTGATCGAGAAGGTCCCTCAACTTGTTTGTGCACAGAGCAAGCAGAGTAATGCGATCAGCACCGCTTGGAAGAGCGCTGATTTCACCAACCTTCCGAAGGCTACCACCCGTGCTGATTCAATCAGCGTAGAGAGTCCTGCCAATGGCAGAATGGCGGTAAGGTACATCAATGAGAGCAATGGCTGGGCAACAGAGGTAGACGACCAAGCAATCCTCGATGCACAGCTTGAGCTTGCCAAGGAAGCGGGTATTTTTGTAGAGCCTGCAGCTGCTTGTGCATGGGCAGCGCTTAGAGCTGATAGCGAAATGCTTAGAGAGAAGTTTGGTGAGGATGTTGAGGTTTGCTGCTTGCTTACGGGAACAGGCTTCAAGGATATGGCTGTTTTTGAGGGAAAAGTCTCCATACCAGAGGCAATCGAGAACAGCAAAGAGGCGGTCAGAAATCGTTTCAAGTAA
- a CDS encoding site-specific integrase has translation MPTTKEKFKITQRTGRCVQVMFDGTDKWVSSGCHRKKDAILWAEAQLRNNNDYLNKPLHDDFKLVRRRGRNIQVQFKGSDSWVSTGYSDELNATLWAQSQVREKKSNDITLGEFSEGFYTRTDERSFRAKNERKNRHYNEYYYYTMDGRHRNYILPTFKDVYLRNIDHIMIDEWFVTMRRAASGKKMASNSKNKVLMCLSYILKEAVNVGLIDSNPCEKVDKIAEESNPRQPFTEEEMAILFPENDKEAVWVWGNLMWACYFNIMKCTGFRPGEIAGLTRDNYYPALGGIYTSQSINSFTKEVVKRIKTTDKGMKAKIGLLSDQCCRLLDEYISTLPEDQDLLFKVKTGYVSVFTSNKHFNSFAQKAGIELNGRTQYCLRHTFQTMIAGEVEKNHVEELMGHTKYRKDYDHRDGKRRLQQLQNLRNRLNSII, from the coding sequence ATGCCAACAACAAAAGAAAAATTTAAAATTACACAAAGGACTGGTCGATGTGTCCAGGTCATGTTTGATGGAACCGATAAGTGGGTCTCTTCCGGTTGTCACAGAAAAAAAGATGCCATTCTATGGGCAGAGGCACAACTTAGAAACAACAACGATTATCTGAATAAACCGCTCCATGACGATTTCAAGTTAGTCCGAAGAAGAGGCCGAAACATTCAAGTACAATTCAAAGGATCAGACTCATGGGTATCCACTGGTTATTCCGATGAGCTGAATGCAACCTTATGGGCACAGAGCCAAGTTAGAGAAAAGAAGAGCAACGATATTACTTTGGGGGAATTCTCTGAAGGTTTTTACACCAGAACTGACGAACGGTCATTCAGAGCAAAGAACGAGAGGAAAAATCGCCATTATAATGAATACTATTACTACACGATGGATGGAAGACACCGCAACTATATACTACCGACTTTCAAGGATGTCTATCTGAGAAATATAGACCACATAATGATCGATGAATGGTTTGTTACCATGAGGAGAGCTGCAAGCGGTAAAAAAATGGCCTCCAATTCAAAGAACAAAGTCCTTATGTGCCTGTCATATATTTTGAAAGAAGCAGTTAATGTCGGCCTCATTGATTCAAATCCATGTGAGAAGGTAGATAAGATTGCAGAGGAATCAAATCCAAGGCAACCTTTTACAGAAGAGGAAATGGCTATCCTATTTCCAGAAAATGACAAGGAAGCTGTCTGGGTTTGGGGGAATCTTATGTGGGCTTGTTATTTTAACATCATGAAGTGTACTGGTTTCCGTCCTGGTGAAATTGCAGGATTGACAAGAGACAATTACTACCCTGCTCTAGGAGGGATATACACTTCACAGTCCATTAACAGTTTCACAAAAGAAGTTGTCAAACGAATCAAGACGACAGACAAAGGCATGAAAGCAAAAATTGGTTTGCTATCTGACCAATGTTGCAGATTACTGGATGAATACATTTCTACATTGCCAGAAGATCAAGACTTGTTATTCAAGGTAAAAACTGGATATGTGTCAGTATTTACTTCAAATAAGCATTTCAACTCCTTTGCCCAAAAAGCAGGGATTGAACTCAATGGAAGAACCCAGTACTGTCTACGCCACACCTTCCAAACAATGATAGCAGGTGAAGTAGAAAAAAATCATGTAGAAGAATTGATGGGTCATACCAAGTACCGAAAAGACTATGACCACCGTGACGGAAAGAGGAGACTACAGCAGCTCCAAAATCTACGCAACAGACTGAACAGTATTATATAA